The sequence below is a genomic window from Neomicrococcus aestuarii.
CGTCTCCGACCCCGGGTTCCGCGCCGTGCACGCCGCCATGGAAGCGGGCGTGAACGTCACGGCGATTCCTGGCCCGAGCGCCGTGCTGACTGCGCTCGCCGTCTCCGGCTTGCCCACGGACCGTTTCACCTTCGAAGGGTTCATCCCTCGCAAGGCGGGGGACCGGGCGGAGCGGCTCTCCGAGCTCTCAACGGAACGGCGCACCATGGTGTTCTTCGAGGCTCCGCACCGGGTGGAAGCGCTGTTGGGCGCCATGATCGACGCTTTTGGTGCTTCTCGCCGTGTCGCGGTGTGCCGCGAACTGACAAAGCTCCACGAAGAAATCATCCGCGGCCCGCTCGAAGACGTCCACGCCTGGGCGAAAGACAACGAGGTGCGCGGCGAGATTGTGGTGGTGCTCGAGGGAGCCCCCGCGCAAGAAAAAGCGCAAGCCACGGACCTGGTGGGAAGCGTGAACGAACTCATCGAATCCGGGCTCCGACTCAAAGAAGCCGTCCAAGCGGTAGCGCAGCGCGAACGCGTGCCACAGCGGGACCTCTACGCCGCTGTGGTGGAGTCCAGAAAGAAGTAACCAATCCGTTGTGCGCGCGGACAAAGAACTGGCTAAGTAATTGTGCGTACTCAAATTGGAGTTGATTTAGCGGTGGACTACCGTGGAACCAATTCTTCCCGTCTACTAGTGCGGAGATCACTATGACTATCACTCCTGAACGCGAAGCCGAACTACTGGCCTCGACCCCCAAGGGTCTGCTCATCAATGGCGAATGGCGCGACGCTTCCGACGGCGGCACGTACGACGTCCACGACCCAGCCACCGGCAAGGTCCTCGCGACCCTCGCCTCCGCTACCTCCGAGGACGCGATTGCAGCCCTCGACGCTGCCGATGCAGCACAGGCCAAGTGGGCACTGACCGCTCCTCGCGAGCGCTCGATCATCCTTCGCCGCGCCTTCGACATCATCGCTGAGCGTGCCGAGGACTTCGCCCTCATCATGACCCTCGAAATGGGCAAGCCTTTCAAGGAAGCCCTCGGCGAGGTCACCTACGGCAACGAGTTCTTGCGCTGGTTCTCCGAAGAAGCAGTGCGCGACTACGGCCGCTACGTCACCACCCCAGAAGGCAAGAACAAGATCCTCGTGCAGCGCAAGCCAGTCGGCCCAGCCCTGCTAGTGACCCCCTGGAACTTCCCGCTCGCCATGGCCACCCGCAAGGTCGGCCCAGCGCTCGCAGCAGGTTGCACGGCCATCTTGAAGCCAGCAAAGCTCACCCCGCTCACCTCCCAGCTGTTTGGCCAGGTCCTTATCGAGGCCGGCGTCCCAGCAGGTGTCGTGAACATCGTGTCCTCCAAGTCCGCATCCGGCATCTCCGGTCCGCTCATGAAGGATCACCGCCTCCGCAAGATCTCCTTCACCGGCTCCACCCCAGTGGGACGCCAGTTGCTCAAGGACGCCGCCGACAACGTGCTGCGCACCTCGATGGAACTTGGCGGCAACGCTCCGTTCATCGTCTTCGAAGACGCTGACCTGGACAAGGCTGTTGAAGGCGCCATGGCTGCCAAGATGCGCAACATGGGCGAGGCTTGCACCGCCGCTAACCGTTTCTTGGTTCAGGACACGGTTGCCGATGAGTTCACCAAGAAGTTCGCTGCCGCTTTGTCTGCTTTGAAGCTGGGCCGCGGTACCGAAGAAGATTCGCAGGTTGGCCCCATCATCGACTCGGGCGCTCGCGATGACATCCACGAGCTCGTGACGGCTGCTGTTTCTGCCGGCGCTTCCGTGGTTACCGGCGGCCAGAAGGTAGAAGGCGATGGCTTCTTCTACCAGCCAACCGTCTTGAACAACGTGCCTAACGACGCCGAGATCCTCCGCCAGGAAATCTTCGGACCGGTTGCTCCTGTCACCACGTTCGCTACCGAAGCTGACGCCATCAAGCTGGCTAACGCTTCCGAGTACGGCTTGGCGTCCTACGTCTTCACGAAGGACTTCTCCAAGCTCTTGCGCGTGGCTGAGCAGATCGAATTCGGCATGGTGGGCTTCAATGCCGGCGTCATCTCCAACGCTGCGGCACCTTTCGGTGGCGTGAAGCAGTCCGGTCTGGGCCGTGAAGGCGGTGCCGAGGGTATCGACGAATACACCACCGTGCAGTACATCGGCATTGCTGATCCTTTCGCTGACGCTAAGTAGTTCTTAGCTTCAATCGCAATAGCGCGTCGCTTCCTTTCGGGGAGGCGGCGCGCTTTGTATTTAAGCACTGAGTACGACGGCGATGAACTGTTCTTCGACGCGTTGTGGATATCCGAACATATAATCTATAACTGTGGGTAAATGAAAAATACTTATCCACAAATTAGCCGATTTAGTGGTTATTCGCTTGTATGTTCGATAGGGTTGATTTATCAATTCGATCCCGAGGCTACGGGGGCTGATCGCATGACCACCACGCCACTACTCCAACGAATGCTCACTTACTCAGACTCTTTGCGGGCTGAGTTCGATTCCCTATCCGACACCCAGCTGACCCGACTCAGCGATGACCAATGGGCGGAGTATGCTGACGCAGTCGAAGCCATGTCCCGGTTTCTCACGCGGTTTCAGGTGCATGCCGCTGCCGCGTTTGTTCGTGCGGCGCAGGACGCTCAGGCTGCTGGAGTGGGCACGCGATTGCGCACGAAAACTCCTGAGGAGCGTTTGGCTGAACGACTAGGCGTGACGAAGTCTGAGATCCGTCGGCGCGTGGCTCTCGCCGACTCCTTGCAGGAAAACACCGATGAATACGGTCAACCGATAGCTCCGAAGTACCCGGCAGTGGCCGAGCTGTTCAATCAGGGTGGGACTAGCCTGTCCGTGGCTTCGACGATGATTCGTGAGCTCGACAAAGCCACAGTCCTCTCAAATGCCACGCCCGAACTGGATACTGCTCGGGTGCGGCGTGAGATGGAAGCCGCCCTTGTTCACGCCCAGCATCAAGGTGGAGCACCGTTGGTGACGACGGTCGGTAAGAACTGGTTGAACCGTTTGAACACGAAGAACATTCAGCCGACCCCGGAGCTGGCGAAACAATTTCAAGGCTTGCACCTGATCGGCCGCAAGTACGGGTTGAACCATGGCGAATTCTATTTGGATGATGAGCAATGGGCGACCCTTCTCGCGGGCTCCTCGTTTGAAGCGAATCCACGCATCAAGACCACAAACGGTGCAAACGGTGCAAACGGTTCATCGGACACCCTTTTAGATGACGCCGTTTCGTGCCCATCAGATGATGATGCCGTGGCGGGCGAGCTGAAAGACATTCGAACACGTCCACAGAAGCTCGCTGACGGACTGATGCGCTCGATTCAAGCCGGGCTGTCCACGAACAAGCTCCCATGGAACGGCGGTTTGCGTCCTCAGGTCATGGTGACGATCGATGAGGAGACGTTGCAAGGTCGGATTGCTTCGGCGAAGACCTTCCAATCGCACTCGGCGCAGGTCGGACCGATCGACCCAGGCTTGATTCGACGAATCGCCTGCAATGCTGACATCCTGCCAGTCGTATTGAACGGTGAAGGACGAGTCCTTGACGTTGGGGCACCGCAGAGACTTTTCACTACAGAGCAACGGAAGATCTTGTACGCGAGAGATCTCGGGTGTTCCGCACCGGGATGCACGGTTCCTGCGGATGGTTGCGAAGCGCACCACGTTCAGGAATGGAGCAAGGGCGGACCGACCACCATCGAGAACGGGGCGCTGGTTTGCCATTTTCACCACAAGCTCGTGCATGACACTCCATGGAAGATCGACATGAGCAGAGCCGTGCCTTATTGGGTGCCGCCGAAAGCGGTCGATCCAGATCAGAAACCACGACGGAACTACCACTTTCATCCCGAGATTCTTGGGTTCGGCAGCGCCGAAGAAGCCACCGGCTAGAGCTTTGTCCGGAAAACCATCGATACCGAGGAGTCGTATCCCGCGCACTAGCCGATGACCTGCAAATAGATCAGGCAACACCGGCATGAGCGTGCGCACGAAGAGGGCCGCCGAACGGGGCCCATCCTGCCCGCGTCAACAACCAGCAGGCCACAACCATTGGCCGTGCGAAGTTCATGTTGTCTTGAAAACTGAATAGAGGGGCCCAACGCTCAGCAACAGCGTTGGGCCGGATGTTCGACAGCAGACAGCAGACAGCAGACAGCAGACTGCAGTCAGCAGCCGGCAGGCGGCAGCCGGCAGCCGACTGTCGTCGGAGTGGCAAAGCGTTCTTAGGACATTGCGCTGTCGGTACCTTGGTAACCGATGAGCCAGTGGAGTCCATAGCAATCCACGACCTGGCCATCGGTATCGCCCCACGGTTTGGCGGTGAGCGGATCGATCACTGTGCCGCCCTCGGACAGCTTGGCGAACCACTCGCGTAGCGTTGCCGGTGTCGTCGTGCCCAAGAGGGCCATCATGAGGCCCTCGGTTTTGACGGTGGTGTCTGTGTCTGAGGCATCGGCAGCGAACAGGTTTACCTCGCCGGTGAGTTGGCCGTGGCCGATGTTCTCTTGTGGTCCGTCGGTGCGGCTCAGGTCTTTGAGGGAATACATTTCAATGCTTCCGCCAAAGACAGCGTGGTAGAACTCGAGCGCGGTGCGCGCGGTTCCGGGGAACAGGATGTACGGAACGGGTCCAGTCATGCGCGTCAATCTACAGCGTAGAGCCCTCCCCGGCTACCCCCTCCACTTAGGGCTAGGATCCCCGGTTCATGACGGAGGCGGGCCAGAAACGCGCGCGGAAACGCTCGCGAGCATCTGCTCGGCGCTGCAGGGCGCGGGTCACCGTGGCGAGGTCTTGAGCCAGATCAGAGCCGGAATCGCTGCCGGAACTCTTGCCAGAATCCACACCGGCGTCGGCTCCCGCTCTTGGACCGACACCGGAGTCAGCCGCAGCGTACCGGGCCACCTCAAAAGCTGAGCGCAATCGCGAAAGTGAGCCTGCGTCGTCGTACTGGAAATTGGGTGCTTCAGTAACTGCTGCACCCGCCTCTGAATCAGGAGCAGGAGAGCTTCGCAAGACGCCCGCAAGCCGGTTAGCGAACGCCGCGGCGGTCTCCTGCGGGCGTTGCCGGACACCGTAGTCGCGCGCGGTGTCCGTGAGTTCGCGCCACGCAGCAATCGCGCGAGCGGCCGGGGCGGATTCGGGATCGCGAATGGTTGCGAGGGCGCCGCGCCGCCGCAGCTGGCGAATGATTGCCGGGATCAGCAGCAACAGCGCCGTCAGGGCAAGCACCCCGATCACGGTCAGCACGGTGCGAACCAGCTCGCCGTTGTTCGTGTCGCCCGACGATGCGCTAATGGCAACCTCGGGGGTCTCGCTCGGCGTCGCAGACTCCGTCGCCGCGGCACTCGAGGATGCGCTCTGGGACGGAGCCTCCTCGCTCGCGCTGCTGGACGCGGCCTGAGCTGTGGCCTCCGGAGCGTAGGAAGGAGTGGTACCGCGGCCGGGCGTCGGCTCGAAAGGTACCCATCCCAACCCCTCAAAATAGAGTTCGGGCCACGCGTGAGCGTTGCGTGAGGAGACCGCGAATTCGGTTAGCTCACCCTCGGTGCTGCCGGTGGCTCGCCCGGGCGCGTAGCCCACCACAATGCGGGAGGGGATGCCTGCCTCGCGGGCCATGAGCGCCATGGCCGAGGAAAAGTGGATGCAATACCCGGCTTTGACGCGCAAGAATTCATCCACCACGTTCACGCCGTTACCGTCATAGCCTTGCTCGAGTGGCGTCTGCTCCGAGTAGGTGAAGCGTGTGGAGCGCAGGTAGTTCTGGATAGCCACGGCGATCGAGAACTTGTCCGTGCTGTTCGCCGAAAGCGCGGCGTCCTCGAGCACCGCTTGATATGTGTCACTGACCTCCGTGGAGCCGCTGAGCTGTGTTTCCTCTGGGTACCGCTGAGCCAGCACGAAGTTTTCAAGGCGCTCCGCCTGAGCGATGCTCGCCATCTCCTGGGCGTCCCACCCGGGACGATTGATGGAAACGGTGTAGTCGAGGGCGTTGGAGGCCGCTCCCGTGCCGGAGAAAATGGTGGAGGTTGCCGCGTTCCAGCCCCACGCGCTGGAGATTCCGGTGACGGTTTCTGAGTAGTTGGGCAGGGGGAGCCAGGGGCTGTTGTAGTTCTCCGTGCGAATCCGAACACCGTTAGAGACCGAAGGGTATCCGTCCGCCGTCCCAACACCATCAAGCGGCGTGAGCATGCTTCCGGAA
It includes:
- the rsmI gene encoding 16S rRNA (cytidine(1402)-2'-O)-methyltransferase is translated as MERSVSPLRPGEIVLAGTPIGNLGDTTPRLEHALRTADIVAAEDTRRLHHLVNALGITLSGSVVSYHEHNEAERAAELLAAASSGKTVVIVSDAGMPTVSDPGFRAVHAAMEAGVNVTAIPGPSAVLTALAVSGLPTDRFTFEGFIPRKAGDRAERLSELSTERRTMVFFEAPHRVEALLGAMIDAFGASRRVAVCRELTKLHEEIIRGPLEDVHAWAKDNEVRGEIVVVLEGAPAQEKAQATDLVGSVNELIESGLRLKEAVQAVAQRERVPQRDLYAAVVESRKK
- a CDS encoding DUF3488 and transglutaminase-like domain-containing protein; the protein is MTTTTPQRPAPTQPASSSWIPTLLAHNLAVFATTALITLAAALSFNGMYQGWDWMWEVTWVVLCVAGAIGVARVIGSLISGALWLDQEPKKANANVWIRAFVPVLAGLAGLSAILIARFFPETAIAWIFPGPETPRAIQETVTFAGEEVMSQVTPVIASPALVALTCFGVGLLVILLDLLAFGVGFPAIAGLIPASLLIVAALVKTNGAGIVALAATAAAYLLLLAVAQSVSSSRVPGGRLPSLLAIVAAGLAAILLVPAAIPGFTSGVLPEGKRLYLFGEPTGVNPVLNLGANLSQPLAIDTIHYYTDSEDPLYLRTAVVSDLAESRWAPSDIEDSRLALDPSGSMLTPLDGVGTADGYPSVSNGVRIRTENYNSPWLPLPNYSETVTGISSAWGWNAATSTIFSGTGAASNALDYTVSINRPGWDAQEMASIAQAERLENFVLAQRYPEETQLSGSTEVSDTYQAVLEDAALSANSTDKFSIAVAIQNYLRSTRFTYSEQTPLEQGYDGNGVNVVDEFLRVKAGYCIHFSSAMALMAREAGIPSRIVVGYAPGRATGSTEGELTEFAVSSRNAHAWPELYFEGLGWVPFEPTPGRGTTPSYAPEATAQAASSSASEEAPSQSASSSAAATESATPSETPEVAISASSGDTNNGELVRTVLTVIGVLALTALLLLIPAIIRQLRRRGALATIRDPESAPAARAIAAWRELTDTARDYGVRQRPQETAAAFANRLAGVLRSSPAPDSEAGAAVTEAPNFQYDDAGSLSRLRSAFEVARYAAADSGVGPRAGADAGVDSGKSSGSDSGSDLAQDLATVTRALQRRADARERFRARFWPASVMNRGS
- a CDS encoding NAD-dependent succinate-semialdehyde dehydrogenase; translation: MTITPEREAELLASTPKGLLINGEWRDASDGGTYDVHDPATGKVLATLASATSEDAIAALDAADAAQAKWALTAPRERSIILRRAFDIIAERAEDFALIMTLEMGKPFKEALGEVTYGNEFLRWFSEEAVRDYGRYVTTPEGKNKILVQRKPVGPALLVTPWNFPLAMATRKVGPALAAGCTAILKPAKLTPLTSQLFGQVLIEAGVPAGVVNIVSSKSASGISGPLMKDHRLRKISFTGSTPVGRQLLKDAADNVLRTSMELGGNAPFIVFEDADLDKAVEGAMAAKMRNMGEACTAANRFLVQDTVADEFTKKFAAALSALKLGRGTEEDSQVGPIIDSGARDDIHELVTAAVSAGASVVTGGQKVEGDGFFYQPTVLNNVPNDAEILRQEIFGPVAPVTTFATEADAIKLANASEYGLASYVFTKDFSKLLRVAEQIEFGMVGFNAGVISNAAAPFGGVKQSGLGREGGAEGIDEYTTVQYIGIADPFADAK
- a CDS encoding HNH endonuclease signature motif containing protein encodes the protein MTTTPLLQRMLTYSDSLRAEFDSLSDTQLTRLSDDQWAEYADAVEAMSRFLTRFQVHAAAAFVRAAQDAQAAGVGTRLRTKTPEERLAERLGVTKSEIRRRVALADSLQENTDEYGQPIAPKYPAVAELFNQGGTSLSVASTMIRELDKATVLSNATPELDTARVRREMEAALVHAQHQGGAPLVTTVGKNWLNRLNTKNIQPTPELAKQFQGLHLIGRKYGLNHGEFYLDDEQWATLLAGSSFEANPRIKTTNGANGANGSSDTLLDDAVSCPSDDDAVAGELKDIRTRPQKLADGLMRSIQAGLSTNKLPWNGGLRPQVMVTIDEETLQGRIASAKTFQSHSAQVGPIDPGLIRRIACNADILPVVLNGEGRVLDVGAPQRLFTTEQRKILYARDLGCSAPGCTVPADGCEAHHVQEWSKGGPTTIENGALVCHFHHKLVHDTPWKIDMSRAVPYWVPPKAVDPDQKPRRNYHFHPEILGFGSAEEATG
- a CDS encoding VOC family protein, whose translation is MTGPVPYILFPGTARTALEFYHAVFGGSIEMYSLKDLSRTDGPQENIGHGQLTGEVNLFAADASDTDTTVKTEGLMMALLGTTTPATLREWFAKLSEGGTVIDPLTAKPWGDTDGQVVDCYGLHWLIGYQGTDSAMS